In Leopardus geoffroyi isolate Oge1 chromosome B4, O.geoffroyi_Oge1_pat1.0, whole genome shotgun sequence, the DNA window tccaaaaagttgaaaagaaacaCTCCCTAACTCATTCTACGAGAACAACATACACTGATACCAATCCCAGACAAAgattacaagaagaaaaccatAGATCAATATCTTATGAATGTAGATTCAAATGTCCTTAATAAAATTCTGCAAACCCaattcaatagcacattaaaaagattatacatCATTACCAActaggatttatcccaggaatgcaagagtggttcaacatGGGAAAAATCATCAAGTAACATATCACACTAATAGAACAAAGGATAAAAtctacatgatcatctcaatagatgcaaaaaagacatttgacaaaatccaacacccaattatgattaaaaaaaaaaaccctcaaaaacaaggaatagaaaggaacttcctcaaaatGATAGGGACCATTATACTGAATATCTAACAATATAATCAAAAGTGAAAGACTGAAAGATTTCCCTtcaaaatcaggaacaagataaagatGCCCACTTTCACCAATGACACTTGACATTGAAGTGGAAGTGCTATCCAGaggaattaaataagaaatggaaataaaaggaattcaaaatggaaatgaagaagtaTAACTATCCCTTTTCACAGATTACATGATTCTATAtatgaaaattccaaagaaacCACAATAAAACTAATAGAGTTAATAAACAAATTGAGCAAAggtgcaggatacaagatcaacacacaaataccagttgtgtttctatatacgtgcaatgaacaatccaaaaatgaaatgaaaaaagcaattccatttagtgtctaaaagaataaaatatttagaaagaaatttaaccaaggaggtgaaagacagaAAGCTACAAAAATTtagtgaaagaaactaaagaagaactAAATTAATGGAAATACAACCTTAGTTCACAGGAAgacagtattgttaaaatgttaatctcacttaaagcaacctacagattcaacacaatctttatcaaaatttcaatgaccttccccccaccccagaaatggaaaagtcaaccctcaaattcatatggaattgcaaggaGTCCTAGATATCCAAAGTAATCATGAGAAAGACGATAAAAATTGGAGGATTTCCAGATTTCAAAACTCATAACAAAGCTACaggaatcaaaacagtgtggtactggcacatcAACAGACATGTAGGCTCATGGCATATAatttagagtccagaaataaacccatacatctaCAACCAATTGATTTTTTACAAGGATGCCAAGTCCAATCAACTGGGAAAGAATAGTCTGTTCATCACATGGGACTTGGAAAACTGGATTTCCAGCAATCAACATGGAAATATGGATTTCCACATGGATTTCCATGCACAAGAATGAAGTTAAACCCCTACTCACACTACATATACAAAAGTGAACTAAAAATTGATCAACAACCTAAATATGAgggctaaaaccataaaactcttagaaggaaacacaggGCAAATGTGCATGACATTGAACTTGTCAATGGATTCTTACATATAAGtatatagcaaaagaaaaaaataagataaagtggatttcatcaaaattaaaaactcttgtgCGTTaaagacattatcaagaaagtgaagagacaatacacagagtgggagaaaatatttataaatcatatatctgataaaggtttaatatttaaaacatacaaaatactgaggtgtctgggtggttcagtcagttgagtatccgacttcagctcaggtcatgatctcatggtttgtgggttcacgccccacatcaggctctgtgctggcagtgtggagcctgattgggattctctctctctcctctctttctgaccctcccccattcatattttttctctcttgaaataaaaaaaataaacttaaaaccaaatATACAAAGTACTCACCAACAATAGGACTcaagaacaaaaagacaaccaaattaaaaaatgggcaaaggacttgcatagacatttctccaaagatgtacatatggccaataaacacatgaaaagatatttaagatcattagtaattagggaaatgtaaatcaaaccacaCTTTGTCACTATTAAGTTGACTattatcaataaaacaaaaaacaagtgttggtgaggatgcggagaaattggaacctttatacattgctggtaggattTGGTGGTTCTTCAAAGAACTGAACATAGAATTATCACACCACCCACGAATTCAATTCCCAGGTATATACTGAAAATAATCGAAAACAGGAgctcaagaaaatatttgtacatcAATGTtcgttgcagcattattcacagaagccaaaaagtggaaacattcCAAGCACCCATCAACAGTTAAGTGTATAAACAAACAGTGCTGCATGTATACGGTGAAATAccagtcataaaaatgaatgaagttttGATACGTGCTAGGATATAgaggaaccttgaaaacattatgccaagtgaaataagccagtcacagaagtacaaatattgtgtgattccgCTTATATGAAATCTCTAGAataagcaaattcatagagatagaaagtagatgaAGGTTAGCCGGGACTGGGGGGAGGCCATGGAGAGTTACTGCCTAAGGGTTATACAGTTTCTGTTTGGGGGGATGGAAAGATTTAGAAACAGACAGttgtggggaacctgggtggcccattaagcgtctgacttcggctcaggtcatgatctcccagtttgtgggttcgagcgccgcggcgggctctgtgctgacagctcagagcctggagcctgcttccaattctgtctccttctctctctgcccctcccccacttgtgctctgtctctctatcaaaaataaataaacgtaaaaacataaaaatgaaaaaaaaaaccagatagttgtgatggttgcacaacagtgtgaatgtaattaatgccactgaaatatacacttaaaatgattagaatggcatattttatatcaattatatgTATTTTGCCACCCAAAAGTATCTATTAAAAAGAGTTAAGAAACAATGAAACCATTTTACCTGTAGCATGATATGATTGCAAATAATATGATTAGAAggtatgccaagtgaaataaaggGATCACTGTCATCAAAGTTGCTTCAAATTCCAGTTGTCTAGAAATTGATGTAGACCACCTGCCACAAAAATTTACTCAAGTAAATAACTTTCATTCCAATATTTGTGTGAGTCACAAACCCTATTGAAACACTATAGCTTACTGATTGAAACATGTTAAGATTTAGTAAAAGATCAAAATATGTGAACCGTGATTTTAGAATAAAGAAGATTAACATAGGTGTGCTTCTTCCCACAAATCTGTGGCACACTTTCTAAAGTTTCTTTCAGAAACCCAAGGTTTAAACCTCCTGAATACACAAAATCTGAATCTACCTAAGATTGTGAAACCATTCATAATTACAGAAATTGtggctttttctaaaattttagtaGGTCGTTgtcttttactattttaatttcatcGATATTTCAGAAGGATCTGGTATTTTTCCAATAGTTGTCTCACTTTGACCAGGCTTATTCACAACTATTAGTTACAGAATAGCTAGCATGTGCCTGGCAGTAGGCTATATAACTTACTTGGTAAATGGTGAGCTAATTCTCTTTTCAATAATACCATGGAACTTCTTAAAATTTGTTGCTTTTATTCAAATGAACTCCGAACACATTTCAGGGGGTTCCCCAAAATAGCAAAGACTTTGAGAGTaaggattttaaagtaatttgacTGGAAAACCTGATGATCAATGTCTGCACTGAGCAGACCTACCTTAAGGATGTAGGATTTGTGTTTTCCACcagaatattattatatttttttaaaattttgtttttcaacgtttatttatttttgggacagagagagacaaagcatgaacgggggaggggcagagagagagggagacacagaatcggaaacaggctccaggctctgagccatcagcccagagcccgatgcggggctcgaactcacggaccgcgagatcgtgacctggctgaagtcggatgcttaaccgactgcgccacccaggcgccccttccaccAGAATATTATTAAGGATTTATGCTGTGTGGCATCCTTTGGTGTGTGAGATTAAGGAAGTTGGATTAAGTGCCAAACAGAGTAGAGCACTCCCAGCTGCAAGTCAAGGACTCCATCAAATAATCCAGGAGTGCTACTACTGGGAAAACGTGTTCTTacccctcccaccttctcccGGTCTATAAAACTCAGCCTATAAACCCTCCCTATAAAACTCAGCCACCAGATACCTGGATCCTCTTCAAGGCCAGACGCTTTTCAATGTTGCTAAATTGGTTCAGGAAATGGATCAACCATTTCTTACTACGCTCGTTGTCCTCTCGATCCTCAGTTTTCAGGTAGTAGAGCAACCTCACGGCTTTGGCTTCCAGGAGTAACTGGTTCATTCTCATCCTCTCGCCTAAGAAGGTTCCTCCAATGGTGCCAGCCAGGTAGATGGGCTGACCGGTGTGGTTGTAGATTGGGAAAGTGACATTTCTCAGGTCGAGGTCCCTGTTCATCTGCCAGGCATACAGGAGTAGGTTGGAAGGCACGCAGAGACCCTGGTGCTTGGCACACACCTGATTGTAGTGGATCTGGGTTCCGTTTTCCCCCATCGCATACAGATCCTGGATCACGTCATCCACTTTACTAACTTCTGATAAGATTGCTCGTTCTAGCAGGGAGGTCGTGTTGGAGACCGCTAGAATACAAGCGAAATTGACCTCGGTGCTCTTCCTGGAGATGGAGAAGACCTAAGAGTCGTTGGCAGTGAAGTGTTTCTGCACAAAACGCCGCTCAGCCTTGGCCGGGCTCCCTATTGGGGTGTACTGCTCCTCGAAGTTTTCTTCTACATCCTTGGGCAGGTAAATCAAACCGGTGCCCAGAGCGGCCATCAGCACCATGGGCACCAGCAGGAAGACCCAGGGGTGCGCGCCCACTTCGCATCCCAGCCTTCGGAAGACGCAGGAGAGGGGCGCCTCCAGGCAGTCGGTGTGGCAACGGGGTCTCTCGGACATCCGGTTTTCCGACGGATATGCGGGCAGCGAGGAATCCCCCCTCACTGACACCGGATGTGAATGGGGCGCCCCAGCGGGCTCTGGCAACTGCCCCGAAGCCCAGGTCATCTCGGGTTCCTGTCTTCGACTGAAGAACTGCTCTGACTCATGCTTGGAGGCCGGCAGCAGCTCTGAGCCCGGCCCTGCCTCGGGTCACCGCTTCGCCTCTGACCTGGGCCCCGGCTCCTCCGCTGCGGGCTCCCGCTCCGCCGGCGCAGgcgcctccgcctccgcctcctGCCGGGCCACTGGCGCCACCTCGGAGGGACTAAGGCTCATTTCCGGGAAGGAAAGGCCAGGGTCTCAAACGTGACAGCAGATTAGAAAGCAGCCACTGGACCGAGCTCCCATCTCCGCCCCACACGACAGTTTCCTCGAGAAATTCTACGGAAGTCTGTTTGAGTTCCAGCTGCTCGCGCCCGGATCCCGAAGTTTCGTTGGGAAGCACGTGTTTTGACTCATAGCCCAACTAGCCCCAAATTTGTCTGTGGCGTGCCGGATGCTCCCAGGAAGTTAGTTAGTACACAAACACTACTTAACGGTAAGATGCGTGCCTCTTCTAcaagagtcacacacacacacacacacacacacacacacacacacacacacaaatgtggtGTTACCTTTCCGGGAAGCATCCAGTAACACAGTTCTCAGGTAAGGTGAACCTCGTACACCTGGTTTAGTGATTCTTTTTGTTAACTACAAACGTAACATATATTCTTCTTGTAAAAAGTTAGAAGTAAATAAGTGGGCTGAAAAGTGGGTATTTATCTTGGGTCTATTCCACCCACAGTTCCCAGGATGGAGGGACCCCTGTGTTCATGTCACCGTTTTTACGAAAACCTTTACCTACCTTTTAACATGCACGCAACCGAGAAGCAGGTCTTGAGCGGTTCTTAAGAATTATGAAAATTGCTTGCCATGTTTTTCATGGTTGGTAGTCACCTAATATTATTGTGATTGTGTTTTTATGTGGGTAGGTCTAGCATTTTAATGAAATCTCCAGCTTGTAAGAGTACCAAGTCCAAGAGTTTAAGAAAGATATGTTTAACAGTATtttcaaggagaaagaaataggagATTTTGTTAAGTTGCGTCTCCAGAAAGTCATTGTTTGAGCGACCTTATTAAAATAACCACAAGGTGGCacccattttctattttaaaagttatggtaaaggaaactgaagattccttctctctttcatctGTGTTTCCAAGTCCTAATTATAGCTACATCTTGAGTTCATCGCTGGTGTGCTATAAACCTAGTGGCTTCTGTATCACATTTAAAGTCTGTAGATAGAGGAACTGATCTGAGAATTCCATTTGTTGAACCATGTCTACATTATGGAGAGAATGGCTCAGCTGTTCTAAACATTTAAGAGGAAATGGTAGGGTGAAGGTGTTCACAAGTACTCTATAATGTACACATCCAAACACAGGGCCTCTTCCTGTCCATCTTTATAAAGTATTTCTCTAGCACAACATCAATGTGTGTTTTTCATCTCAAAACACAAGTAAATTTCTACAATTGCTCCTAAATCAGGCACTGTGAAGTGCAAATAAATTCTATAGTAAAATATGTACCCTGGGATTTGATTTTATCTAGTTTCTTCATTATGGATTATTGATTccagattattttattaatctcgTTATCTAGATTACTAATGTTTGTGCAGGTCTAGAATGTCAATCAAAAATACCACTATTAGTTATTTTCCACCagtttttctgtatcatttcatAAAAGGAATGTAGCATTTCCAAAATGAGCTCATCGCCTATTTTTGAGTTATAAAAGCCTGAAAGGCTCTGAAAGATTGGTTTCAGAACTCTACGCTTCTCCAGGTGAAGCTGTAACATGGCCTAGAAGTGACATGGCTTCTAATTAAGGAAGTCTCTCAAGGCTCTTCCTTTCAATTCAGGAAGACCCTCTTGCCTTCAATTTGAGAATGGTGTCTACTGTGTCAGGATAGGATTCTCCACACTTCAGAAAATGCCTTTTGTATGAGGAGGGGACGGGTATTGGGAATTCAAGAATATAGTttagaacttaaaattttatctagTCTATTTCTTATCCACCTTCAGTCTAGATAAAATGAAGCAGACAAAGCATTCCTTTTATCTTCTATCATCACGTagattccatttccttctgttccCCAGTCCTTCTCAAGCAGCCCCTGCGCtcgattttttttctcttctcctccgttctcttttgcttcctgccccccaccccggtgccccaccaccccttctccttttctaatACCTATTCTCTCACATTAGCCAAACTGAGTATGATATTAAtaaagggaattttatttttttattaaaaaatttgcccattaatatttataagatgtttctgttttaactgtgtattttaggggcgcctgggtggcgcagtcggttaagcctccgacttcagccaggtcacgatctcgcggtccgtgagttcgagccctgcatcgggctctgggctgatggctcagagcctggagcctgtttccgattctgtgtctccttctctctctgcccctcccccgttcatgctttgtctctctctgtcccaaaaataaaataaaaaacaaaaacaaaaacaaacaaaaaaaaactgtgtatTTTAGTTATATGATAATCTGTTTCCTACACTTGACCATGAGCTCCTCAGAGAAGCTCTGTCTCATTCATCCCTGCCTACTCAGAGGTACTCAGAGGACACTCAAATGTTAGTCATAACTTAGGTGGTCCTGTTTATCTTTCCATAGCTCTAGAAATTATCTAATTCAAATATGGCAGACATCATGGCTGAAATGTATTCTGTAGATCCCATAGGGTCTGCTCAGATGCCTGTGTTCTCACTGAGACATGAGGTATCTTTTTGCATCTTTTCCCCTGCCCTATATTAagctttttcccattttcttttttccttgttaaaaTTAACACAGTATAGCTGTTTCTCCTAACTTGTATAATAATCTGTCACAGAGCATTATGGAGTCactcagttttccttttctaaactGAAATGTAAAGATTTAATAAATTGATTGGTCATTGAGAAGAAGCTCTAAAACTGAAACACGAGTAattaagaaagaaactgaagaaagggCAGCAGAAAGAACTGACCATGAATATAGTGTTGCAGAAGAAACATATTGTTAAGATGCATGTACATATTATGGTAGGGTGGTAGGCTCTTATATTGATGGTCTCCAATGAATCATGGCTCCCAGAATCTATGATTTGTCATGGTTCCCTCCCACATTGACTCTGGGTTTGGCTATGTGACTTACTTGGTCCAATGGGACATTAGCAACTGTGACACAGCCGAAGGTTGATAAGTTCTTGTACATTGGGATTGGCTTGGAAGCAAGAGAGCTCAGGTTTTTATGTACTTGGGGTTCATAATGCTGATGGTAAAACTCTTTGAAGTAGTTACTTTATCATTGGCTTTCATTaagtttctaaaaaatttttaattttattttagagagagagaaagcgcaggggaggggggcagaggaagagagagagagagagagagagagagaatcttaagcagtctctttgctcagtgtggagcctgatgtggggctcaatcccacgactctgagatcatgacctgagcagaaatcaagagttaaatgctcaccggactgagccattcaggtgcccctaaattcctttttatattataaggtgaatttctccttttctgtagTATAGCAATACCTAAAGAGATGGctcaggaaacagcagaaggCAAATTGGAAAAtgcttgagaaaagaaaaatagagatttcCTTAATGGAAGTGTTGGAATTTGGGAGAACACattaaacagaagaggaaaaaggagatcTTGAAGGTCACGCTCAACATATGGAAAggataaaacagcaacaacaaccagACTGGACAGCTTATGGAGTAGGACTTTAAAAGGTGGGAAATAATTTAGTAACTAATTGGCTGGAGAGAGTGActagagtcttaaaaaaaatctaacaggtggggtgcctgggtggctcagctggttaagcatctgacttcagctcaggtcatgataaacataaaaaaacattaaataaacgtaagtaaacattaaaaacattttttaagtcccattcaatgatgaaaatatttctaataataataGCCCTTATTGAATTTCAAcgtgttttaaataatttcacacatattaaataatttaatcctAAGAACTCCACGAGCGAAGTACTATCTTCTCCCTTTGACAAGTGGAAAACGTGACAGATAGAAGCTAAGTAACTTGTCCCAAATCACACAGGTAGTAAGAGGTAGAGCTGGGATAGGAACCCAGGCACAATGGCCTCAAAGTCCATACTTTTAACTAGCATGCCATAATGCCTTGAGAAATATCCAATACCGCTCAACTTCCATTGCCTGTGTAGACCATGTACTCCTGAATTGAGTGTGGATTCTGTCGAGTCCTATTTGAGCAGAATCTGTGTAGGCCCTAGAATCTACGTCCTAGGGACGCTTTACCCTGAGGCCCCCACATCCGTTTCAGTTGTAGAATCATCCTCAGCAGATTTCTGAACAGAATCTGTTATTCTGTTATTCACTAGACTACTGAAGTCTTTACCCCTTGGGCCTAGTGAGGACCAATCCTACTGCCATGTTCTCTCTTGCAAAAAACTAACCCTTTTcagcttttggattttctatactCTAAGAACTTACTTCACGTGAATGGGGTGGAAATCTTTCCTCTGTCACACCGATTTCTGTGGTGGAGATCATGGCAAAACTACCCACTCTTCCAGGATACATTTCTTCTACTCTTTTCAGGAAGGTTCCCTTAGTTTTATAAATCCTATCCTGACCCTCAAAGTGattcctttccttctcaaaaaCCTGTAAGCAGCCCTGTTTGGTGGGACTGACTGCTCTCTCTTTATTACTTCCCCTTGATTTAGGGATCAGACATTGGTTTTTTCCCTAATagactctatttttattttgggaaggCTCCCACAGGCAGAAATATGAAGCCAAGGAGTTATTGAATTATCAAACCACCAACTGTTCACCTAACCTTGTCCACCTTCACCTCCATTGGATGAATTCATTCTCTTCTATTACCCCACATGGACTTAGGGACCAGGGTCAATCACTTTGGTCCTCCCTCATTCATTTTagtgtttctcctttttctgtgctTCTCTTCTGAGATTTAACTCTAGAAACTCTTGGTTCCCTAGGGCTCAGGAGATACAAAAATCTTTACCTGGACACTGACTTAATAATACGTGAAGGCATCTATTCTAATTGCCCAAGTTCTTGACTTAAAATTctattcagtttttctgtaaCCACTTTGACTAGCTTTCCTGTCCTTAAAGGGAATATCTCCAAGAGCACCTGCAGTTACTCAGTTATCTCCTGGGCTTGTGCTCCCTCTGGGAACATTACTCTAGTTTCCtctgttagattaaaaaaaaattttttttaatgtttatttttgagagagagagagagagacaaagtgcgagtgggtgagaagcagaggtggggtggggggacacagaatcagaagcaggctccagattctgagctgtcagcaaagagccctatgtggggcttaaacccacaaaccatgaga includes these proteins:
- the PTCHD3 gene encoding LOW QUALITY PROTEIN: patched domain-containing protein 3 (The sequence of the model RefSeq protein was modified relative to this genomic sequence to represent the inferred CDS: substituted 1 base at 1 genomic stop codon), translated to MTWASGQLPEPAGAPHSHPVSVRGDSSLPAYPSENRMSERPRCHTDCLEAPLSCVFRRLGCEVGAHPWVFLLVPMVLMAALGTGLIYLPKDVEENFEEQYTPIGSPAKAERRFVQKHFTANDSXVFSISRKSTEVNFACILAVSNTTSLLERAILSEVSKVDDVIQDLYAMGENGTQIHYNQVCAKHQGLCVPSNLLLYAWQMNRDLDLRNVTFPIYNHTGQPIYLAGTIGGTFLGERMRMNQLLLEAKAVRLLYYLKTEDREDNERSKKWLIHFLNQFSNIEKRLALKRIQSCCVPCDSLPDEQETDVHPMNLFFRDYFGPFLTRTESKFFVVLLYILYIISSIYGCFQVQEGLDLRNLASDDSYITPFFNVEEHFSDYGPRVMVIVTETLDYRDKDARQKLEKCLVDLENRDYVEKNVTEFWLQEYVQYMENSGQDVNDKNTFINSLPSFLTNFPLFMYDINISSSHEIIASRGFIQTIGVSSSTNQKMMLFQLRSIDEKCEIPLMVYNPAFIYFDQYTAMLENTVRNVIVASST